Proteins co-encoded in one Halorussus lipolyticus genomic window:
- a CDS encoding group I truncated hemoglobin — protein sequence MSAGETLYHRLGGKEQISSIVDAFYERVLADDSVAQFFEDVDMAAQRAHQTQFLSAVAGGPVEYDGQDMREAHEGMGIEPHHFAAIATHLEAALREFDVPDDDVQAIMSEVAALEDDVVLQ from the coding sequence ATGTCTGCAGGAGAGACCCTCTACCATCGACTAGGCGGAAAAGAACAGATTTCGAGCATCGTAGACGCGTTCTACGAACGAGTGCTGGCCGACGATTCGGTCGCCCAGTTCTTCGAGGACGTAGACATGGCGGCCCAACGCGCCCACCAGACGCAGTTCCTGAGCGCGGTGGCCGGCGGGCCGGTCGAGTACGACGGCCAAGACATGCGCGAGGCCCACGAGGGAATGGGCATCGAACCCCACCACTTCGCGGCCATCGCCACCCACCTCGAGGCCGCGCTCCGGGAGTTCGACGTGCCCGACGACGACGTACAGGCCATCATGTCGGAGGTCGCGGCGCTGGAAGACGACGTGGTTCTCCAGTAG
- a CDS encoding metallophosphoesterase: protein MALVEPVPGEPVAVATLESGPDPDRALVVADFHAGIEQALRAEGVSLDSRAEQRRQRLVSLVAETGADRVIFLGDLMHAIGDPGGAERGEIEVLLEALDDRGVPATLVKGNHDGAIESWADLEVTNGAGVRLGDVGFAHGHTWPAPEVLDSETVCVGHEHPAVRLEDEVGGSRVERVWLRGPLSERPFAERESGGGESIRDGAELIVFPAFNELVGATWVNVDGQGFLAPFLPEGLADGQAYLLDGTRLGAYAAV, encoded by the coding sequence ATGGCGCTGGTCGAGCCGGTTCCCGGCGAGCCAGTCGCAGTCGCCACCCTCGAATCCGGTCCGGACCCGGACCGGGCGCTGGTGGTCGCGGACTTCCACGCCGGCATCGAGCAGGCGCTCCGCGCCGAGGGCGTCTCGCTCGATAGCCGGGCCGAACAGCGCCGCCAGCGCCTCGTCTCGCTAGTCGCCGAAACCGGCGCGGACCGCGTGATTTTCCTCGGCGACCTGATGCACGCCATCGGCGACCCCGGCGGGGCCGAGCGCGGCGAAATCGAGGTTCTCCTCGAAGCACTCGACGACCGGGGCGTCCCCGCGACGCTGGTCAAGGGCAACCACGACGGGGCCATCGAGTCGTGGGCCGACCTCGAAGTCACCAACGGCGCGGGGGTTCGACTCGGCGACGTGGGATTCGCCCACGGTCACACGTGGCCCGCGCCGGAAGTGCTGGACAGCGAAACCGTCTGCGTCGGCCACGAGCATCCCGCGGTCAGACTCGAAGACGAAGTGGGCGGTAGTCGGGTCGAGCGCGTCTGGCTGAGGGGGCCGCTCTCGGAGCGGCCCTTCGCCGAGCGCGAGAGCGGCGGAGGAGAGTCAATTCGTGACGGCGCGGAGCTAATCGTCTTCCCGGCGTTCAACGAACTCGTGGGCGCGACGTGGGTCAACGTCGACGGACAGGGGTTTCTGGCTCCCTTCCTGCCCGAGGGGTTGGCCGACGGACAGGCGTATCTCCTCGACGGGACGAGGTTAGGGGCCTACGCGGCGGTTTAG
- a CDS encoding YihY/virulence factor BrkB family protein yields MATSQSHLKRVVNVARDRNITFLAASVAYYAFVSLIPLALLTIVVGSIVGGQAFAEFLVQQVASSLSTSGERVLQQALTSSTGRTGAGIVGFATVAWSALKLFRGLDIAFSEAYGTEKDPSLVEQIVDGGVTIGLVVVAVALMVAVGYILRTPSVASSVPFPNLLGNLALVAGLVVAFLPLYYVLPPVEMSVREAIPGAVVAGVGWVVLQVLFQFYLANAGRYQAYGVIGAVLLLLTWLYFAGAIVLLGAVVNSVLGGRIQLG; encoded by the coding sequence ATGGCTACTTCCCAGAGCCACCTCAAACGGGTCGTGAATGTCGCTCGGGACCGGAACATCACGTTCTTGGCGGCGAGTGTCGCCTACTACGCCTTCGTCTCGCTGATTCCGCTGGCACTGCTCACTATCGTCGTCGGAAGCATCGTCGGCGGACAAGCGTTTGCGGAGTTCCTCGTCCAGCAGGTGGCGAGTTCACTGTCCACGTCCGGCGAGCGCGTCCTCCAGCAGGCGCTGACGAGTTCGACCGGCCGGACCGGCGCTGGCATCGTCGGGTTCGCCACCGTGGCGTGGAGCGCGCTCAAGTTGTTCCGAGGCCTCGACATCGCCTTCTCGGAGGCCTACGGTACCGAGAAAGACCCCTCGCTGGTCGAGCAGATAGTCGACGGCGGGGTGACCATCGGACTGGTCGTCGTCGCCGTCGCGCTGATGGTCGCTGTCGGCTACATCCTGCGGACGCCCTCAGTGGCCTCGTCGGTGCCCTTCCCGAACCTCCTCGGGAATCTGGCGCTCGTCGCGGGCCTCGTCGTCGCCTTCCTGCCGCTGTACTACGTCCTCCCGCCGGTCGAGATGTCGGTCCGGGAGGCGATTCCCGGTGCGGTCGTCGCCGGAGTCGGATGGGTCGTCCTCCAAGTGCTGTTCCAGTTCTACCTCGCCAACGCCGGGCGGTATCAGGCCTACGGAGTCATCGGCGCGGTCCTGCTCCTGTTGACGTGGCTCTACTTCGCTGGCGCTATCGTCCTGCTCGGCGCGGTGGTGAACTCGGTCCTCGGCGGCAGAATTCAGTTGGGGTGA
- a CDS encoding DUF655 domain-containing protein produces MSEQNDGEAQVPAVVLDYLPHGRADDDRPQYQKPALAYALGIEEFRLFEVTLEEDVSLTITDRFDADSADELVANVREIEYDDLSGAAQSELEHAIRDVVESNERRFVDFYNDAQPITLRLHQLNLLPGIGKKLRNNVLEQRKRKPFESFEDLENRVSGLHDPDEVLVERILEELREDDLKYRTFVRVEEQQG; encoded by the coding sequence ATGAGCGAACAGAACGACGGCGAAGCGCAGGTCCCCGCGGTCGTGCTGGACTACCTTCCGCACGGCCGCGCCGACGACGACCGGCCACAGTATCAGAAGCCAGCCCTCGCCTACGCCCTCGGTATCGAGGAGTTCCGGCTATTCGAGGTGACCCTCGAGGAGGACGTGAGTCTCACCATCACCGACCGGTTCGACGCGGACTCGGCCGACGAACTCGTGGCAAACGTCCGGGAAATCGAGTACGACGACCTCTCCGGGGCGGCCCAGTCGGAACTCGAACACGCCATCCGGGACGTGGTGGAGTCGAACGAACGGCGATTCGTGGACTTCTACAACGACGCCCAACCCATCACCCTCCGCCTCCACCAGCTTAATCTCCTGCCCGGAATCGGCAAGAAACTGCGCAACAACGTCCTCGAACAGCGAAAACGCAAGCCCTTCGAGAGCTTCGAGGACCTAGAGAACCGCGTGTCGGGCCTCCACGACCCCGACGAGGTGTTGGTCGAGCGAATTTTAGAGGAACTGCGGGAGGACGACCTGAAGTACCGGACGTTCGTGCGCGTCGAGGAACAGCAGGGATAG
- a CDS encoding HalOD1 output domain-containing protein produces the protein MSENQQKRSPPERATPRDGPRRRRLIGEAETASEAVVAAVATAEDAEKDALPPLGDRFDTESLDRLVDAETRSPSAGLVFTRTEDIPTEIEVTFEYADYDVTVSDNYVVLE, from the coding sequence ATGTCGGAGAACCAGCAGAAACGCAGTCCACCGGAGCGCGCCACGCCGCGGGACGGTCCCCGTCGGCGGCGTCTCATCGGCGAGGCCGAGACGGCGAGCGAGGCAGTCGTCGCCGCAGTTGCGACCGCCGAGGACGCCGAGAAGGACGCGCTTCCGCCCCTCGGCGACCGTTTCGACACCGAATCCCTCGACCGGTTGGTCGATGCCGAAACCCGGTCGCCATCGGCCGGACTGGTTTTCACCCGGACCGAGGACATCCCGACCGAAATCGAGGTCACCTTCGAGTACGCCGACTACGACGTGACGGTCTCCGACAACTACGTCGTCCTCGAATAG
- the rbcL gene encoding type III ribulose-bisphosphate carboxylase, whose protein sequence is MTGITYEDFLDLDYDPADTDLVCEFYVEPAADMDMESAASRVASESSNGTWAELQVEGSVRDLSATACDIDGNSVTVAYPDALFEAGNMPQVLSCIAGNILGMKAVERIRLRDCDWPEKLTTSFPGPQFGTSVREEIFDAGNRPITATVPKPKVGLTTDQHVQVGYEAWTGGIDLLKDDENLTDQDFNPFEERLKRSLEKRDQAEDETGEKKSYLVNVTAEAGEMLDRVDMAARQGCEYVMVDVITTGWSAVQQVRERCEKHGLAIHAHRAMHAAFDRIDTHGVSMRVIAQVARLCGVDHIHTGTADLGKLENEDTVGINEWLYSDLYGLNDVLPMASGGLHPGLVPELVERCGTNIGIQAGGGIHGHPDGTHAGAKALRQAIDATMEGVVLDEYADDHPELASALDQWGTETPR, encoded by the coding sequence ATGACCGGAATAACCTACGAGGACTTCCTCGACCTCGACTACGACCCGGCCGACACCGACCTCGTCTGCGAGTTCTACGTCGAACCCGCCGCCGACATGGACATGGAGTCTGCGGCCAGCAGAGTCGCCTCCGAGAGTTCCAACGGCACGTGGGCCGAGTTGCAGGTCGAAGGCTCGGTCCGGGATTTGAGCGCCACCGCCTGCGACATCGACGGGAACTCGGTGACAGTGGCCTATCCCGACGCCCTATTCGAGGCCGGAAACATGCCCCAAGTCCTCTCGTGCATCGCGGGCAACATCCTCGGGATGAAAGCCGTCGAGCGCATCCGCCTCCGGGACTGCGACTGGCCCGAGAAGTTGACCACCTCTTTCCCCGGTCCCCAGTTCGGCACGAGCGTCCGCGAGGAAATCTTCGACGCCGGGAATCGGCCCATCACCGCGACGGTGCCCAAACCCAAAGTCGGCCTGACCACCGACCAGCACGTCCAAGTCGGCTACGAGGCGTGGACTGGCGGCATCGACCTCCTGAAGGACGACGAGAACTTGACCGACCAAGATTTCAACCCCTTCGAGGAGCGCCTCAAGCGAAGCCTCGAAAAGCGCGACCAAGCCGAGGACGAGACCGGCGAGAAAAAGAGCTATCTGGTCAACGTCACCGCCGAGGCCGGCGAGATGCTGGACCGCGTGGATATGGCGGCCCGACAGGGGTGTGAGTACGTCATGGTGGACGTGATTACGACCGGGTGGTCTGCGGTCCAGCAAGTCCGCGAGCGGTGCGAGAAGCATGGACTCGCCATCCACGCCCACCGGGCGATGCACGCCGCCTTCGACCGCATCGACACCCACGGCGTCTCGATGCGCGTCATCGCTCAAGTCGCCCGCCTCTGCGGCGTGGACCACATCCACACCGGCACCGCGGATTTGGGCAAACTCGAAAACGAGGACACCGTGGGCATCAACGAATGGCTCTACTCGGACCTCTACGGCCTGAACGACGTGCTTCCGATGGCCTCGGGCGGCCTACACCCCGGTCTCGTCCCGGAACTCGTCGAGCGGTGTGGTACCAACATCGGGATTCAGGCCGGTGGCGGCATCCACGGCCATCCCGACGGCACCCACGCCGGGGCCAAGGCGCTCCGGCAGGCCATCGACGCGACGATGGAAGGCGTCGTCCTTGACGAGTACGCCGACGACCATCCCGAACTCGCGTCGGCGCTCGACCAGTGGGGCACCGAGACCCCGCGATAG
- a CDS encoding RNA polymerase Rpb4 family protein: MTIFKEKVEEEYLTTAEAKELLSDVEQERALDEDREMRYELARAIEHVNRFATLDAEESRELVSDLLELEKVDEPTAHKIADILPKDRDELRAVYAQERYTLSGDELDDILNVVAKYD; the protein is encoded by the coding sequence ATGACGATATTCAAGGAGAAGGTCGAGGAGGAGTACCTGACCACGGCGGAAGCCAAAGAGCTACTCTCGGACGTCGAGCAGGAGCGCGCGCTGGACGAGGACCGAGAGATGCGCTACGAACTGGCCCGCGCCATCGAACACGTCAACCGGTTCGCCACGCTCGACGCCGAGGAGTCCCGCGAACTCGTCTCGGACCTCCTCGAACTCGAGAAGGTGGACGAACCGACGGCGCACAAAATCGCCGACATCCTCCCGAAGGACCGCGACGAACTCCGCGCGGTGTACGCTCAGGAACGGTACACCCTCTCGGGTGACGAACTCGACGACATCCTGAACGTCGTCGCCAAGTACGACTGA
- a CDS encoding DEAD/DEAH box helicase: MSDSAAAGSAAFAQLGEEVRSALSERGFSTPTEPQRRAIPTLSRGEHALVIAPTGTGKTETAMLPVLDAIARNQTEDGPRFGISALYITPLRALNRDMRQRLEWWGEELDLDVDVRHGDTTDYQRQKQANDPPDVLVTTPETLQAMLTGSKLRQALEDVHHVVVDEVHELASAKRGAQLTIGLERLRELAGDFQRIGLSATVGDPAEVGRFLVGDPAERDDPEIVEVDVGSKVEFEVREPEITDEDDRLAGKLVTDESVASHVRTIREIAENHDSTLIFVNTRQTAEALGSRFKELDANIGVHHGSLSKEARIDVEDRFKAGEIDALLCTSSMELGIDVGRIDHVVQYSSPREVARLLQRVGRAGHRSEEVSHGTIVTKHPDDTLEALAIARRAKQGEVEDAEIHDGSLDTVANQIVGLVMDFGDLSAMRAYDIVTRAYPFRDLAEAEFKEVCRELKSNRLVWLDEQDDRLEKSSQTWQYFYANLSMIPDEQKYTVEDIASGSQVGTLDERFVVNFAQPGEVFVQRGEMWRITEVDDDDEAVKVSPIEDPGGEIPSWVGEEIPVPREVAQEVGEMRAVAGPQFERGAPREGVAREFTNRYPTDEYTASEALSQMDRHAEAEAPLPTADRIVVEHAANTVVLNACFGHKVNETLGRVLSSLVGQRTGSSVGLEVDPYRIELDVPAKVNGQEVAAVLRETDPEHVEAIIELSLKHSDSLKFKLSQVAAKFGALRNWQGASGASGPGISRLMAALEDTPMYDEAVREVFHDDLAVEEAGEVLGRIREGDLEVVTTGGRTPIGTGGRSSGRELLAPENADASVIQTVKDRIRDDDVLLVCLHCEDWKYKKPVRRVRDQPKCPECSSTRIAALNPWADEVVKAVRASEKDDEQEKMTRRAHKAGNLVQSHGKQAVVALAARGVGPRNAARIIAKLREDEDEFYRDILEQERQYARTQSFWD, encoded by the coding sequence ATGAGTGATTCAGCGGCCGCCGGTTCTGCGGCCTTCGCGCAACTCGGCGAGGAGGTCCGTTCGGCCCTCTCCGAACGCGGGTTCTCGACGCCCACGGAGCCACAGCGGCGGGCCATCCCGACGCTCTCGCGGGGCGAACACGCGCTGGTCATTGCGCCGACCGGGACCGGCAAGACCGAGACGGCGATGCTCCCCGTCCTCGACGCGATTGCTCGGAACCAGACCGAGGACGGTCCCCGATTCGGCATCTCGGCGCTCTACATCACTCCTCTCCGGGCGCTGAACCGGGACATGCGCCAGCGACTGGAGTGGTGGGGCGAAGAACTCGATTTGGACGTGGACGTGCGCCACGGCGACACCACCGACTACCAGCGCCAGAAGCAGGCCAACGACCCGCCCGACGTGCTGGTGACGACGCCCGAGACTTTGCAGGCGATGCTCACGGGGTCGAAACTCCGGCAGGCCCTCGAAGACGTGCATCACGTCGTGGTGGACGAGGTTCACGAACTCGCCAGCGCCAAGCGGGGCGCGCAGTTGACCATCGGACTGGAGCGTCTGCGCGAGTTGGCGGGCGATTTCCAGCGCATCGGCTTGTCCGCGACGGTCGGCGACCCGGCGGAGGTCGGGCGCTTCCTCGTCGGCGACCCTGCCGAACGCGACGACCCCGAAATCGTGGAGGTTGACGTGGGGAGCAAGGTCGAGTTCGAGGTCCGCGAACCCGAGATTACCGACGAGGACGACCGACTCGCGGGGAAACTCGTGACCGACGAGTCGGTCGCCAGCCACGTCCGGACCATCCGGGAAATCGCCGAAAACCACGACTCGACCCTGATTTTCGTCAACACGCGCCAGACCGCCGAGGCCCTCGGGTCGCGGTTCAAAGAACTCGACGCCAACATCGGCGTCCACCACGGGTCGCTGTCGAAGGAGGCCCGCATCGACGTGGAGGACCGATTCAAGGCGGGCGAAATCGACGCCCTGCTCTGTACCTCCTCGATGGAGTTGGGCATCGACGTTGGCCGAATCGACCACGTAGTCCAGTATTCGAGTCCCCGAGAGGTCGCCCGCCTCCTCCAGCGAGTCGGCAGGGCGGGCCACCGCTCCGAGGAGGTCTCTCACGGAACCATCGTCACCAAGCACCCCGACGACACCCTCGAAGCCCTCGCCATCGCCCGCCGGGCCAAGCAGGGGGAAGTCGAGGACGCCGAGATTCACGACGGGAGTCTGGACACCGTGGCGAACCAAATCGTCGGCCTCGTGATGGACTTCGGCGACCTCTCGGCGATGCGGGCCTACGACATCGTGACTCGGGCCTACCCCTTCCGGGACCTCGCAGAAGCCGAGTTCAAGGAGGTCTGCCGCGAATTAAAGAGCAATCGGTTGGTGTGGCTGGACGAACAGGACGACCGTCTCGAAAAATCCAGCCAGACGTGGCAGTACTTCTACGCCAACCTCTCGATGATTCCCGACGAGCAGAAGTACACCGTCGAGGACATCGCCTCGGGGTCGCAGGTCGGCACGCTGGACGAGCGGTTCGTGGTCAACTTCGCCCAACCCGGCGAGGTGTTCGTCCAGCGCGGCGAGATGTGGCGCATCACCGAGGTTGACGACGACGACGAGGCCGTCAAAGTCTCGCCAATCGAGGACCCCGGCGGCGAGATTCCCTCGTGGGTCGGCGAGGAGATACCGGTCCCCCGCGAGGTGGCCCAAGAGGTCGGCGAGATGCGCGCGGTGGCCGGGCCGCAGTTCGAGCGCGGCGCACCCCGAGAGGGCGTGGCCCGCGAGTTCACGAATCGCTACCCGACCGACGAGTACACCGCGAGCGAGGCCCTCTCGCAGATGGACCGCCACGCGGAGGCCGAGGCCCCGCTCCCGACCGCCGACCGAATCGTGGTCGAACACGCCGCCAACACCGTGGTCCTGAACGCCTGCTTCGGCCACAAGGTCAACGAGACGCTCGGTCGGGTTCTCTCGTCGCTGGTCGGCCAGCGCACCGGGTCGTCGGTCGGCCTCGAAGTGGACCCCTACCGGATCGAGTTGGACGTGCCGGCGAAAGTGAACGGTCAAGAAGTCGCGGCGGTCCTCCGGGAGACCGACCCCGAACACGTCGAGGCCATCATCGAGTTGAGCCTCAAGCACTCCGATTCGCTGAAGTTCAAGCTTTCACAGGTCGCCGCCAAGTTCGGCGCGCTCCGGAACTGGCAGGGCGCGAGCGGGGCCTCTGGACCGGGGATAAGCCGTCTGATGGCGGCCTTGGAGGACACCCCGATGTACGACGAGGCGGTCCGCGAAGTCTTCCACGACGACTTGGCGGTCGAGGAGGCCGGCGAAGTCCTCGGGCGAATCCGCGAGGGAGACCTCGAAGTCGTGACGACCGGCGGGCGCACCCCAATCGGTACCGGCGGGCGGTCGTCGGGTCGGGAACTTCTCGCGCCGGAGAACGCCGACGCCAGCGTCATCCAGACCGTCAAGGACCGGATTCGAGACGACGACGTTCTCCTCGTTTGTCTCCACTGCGAGGACTGGAAGTACAAGAAACCGGTCCGGCGGGTCCGGGACCAACCGAAGTGTCCCGAGTGCAGTTCGACCCGCATCGCCGCGCTGAACCCGTGGGCCGACGAGGTGGTCAAAGCGGTCCGGGCATCAGAGAAAGACGACGAACAGGAGAAGATGACCCGGCGCGCTCACAAGGCCGGGAATCTGGTCCAGAGCCACGGCAAGCAGGCAGTCGTCGCGCTGGCGGCCCGCGGCGTCGGCCCCCGGAACGCGGCCCGAATCATCGCCAAACTCCGCGAGGACGAAGACGAGTTCTACCGCGATATTCTGGAGCAGGAACGGCAGTACGCCCGGACGCAATCGTTCTGGGACTGA
- a CDS encoding 50S ribosomal protein L21e, with product MPSSNGPYHSTRNKLSNDPRESGTSPPQRAVQQYEEGQKVHLKIDPSVEKGRFHPRFGGQTGEIVGKQGEAYKVAISDRGKDKTLIVTPAHLKAQE from the coding sequence ATGCCGAGTTCGAACGGACCCTACCACAGCACTCGTAACAAGCTCTCGAACGACCCCCGCGAGAGCGGTACGTCTCCGCCCCAGCGGGCCGTCCAGCAGTACGAGGAGGGCCAGAAGGTCCACCTCAAAATCGACCCGAGCGTCGAGAAAGGCCGCTTCCACCCGCGCTTCGGCGGCCAGACCGGCGAAATCGTCGGCAAACAGGGCGAGGCCTACAAGGTCGCCATCAGCGACCGCGGCAAGGACAAGACCCTCATCGTCACCCCCGCGCACCTGAAAGCGCAGGAATAG